TCTTCAGCATCGGCCGGCCGGCGGAGGATATGCCGCAGATCACAAGCCGCATCTGCGGCGTCTGCCCGACGGCGCACCACATGGCAGCAACGAAGGCGCTGGACGATCTCTACAAAATCAAACCCACCAGTGCGGGCCGCAAGATTCGCGAGTTGATGTACAATCTGTTCATGCTCGAAGATCATGCGCTGCACGTTTATGTTCTTGGTGGCCCCGACTTCATCGTTGGCCCGGATGCACCGGCTGCGATGCGGAATATCCTCGGCGTCATCGAGAAGACTGGACTCGACGTTGGCAAGAAAGTCATCGGCATGCGGCGTCGCATCCGTGAAGCCATGGCATACCTCGGCGGCAAGGTCGTGCACCCGGTGCTTGGCCTGCCCGGCGGCGTCGCGAAAGGTGTGAAGGCCGATGATCTGCCGATGTTCAAGGAACTGGCAAAGGACGGGCTCGAGTTTGCCCAGTTCACGCTCCAGGTCTTCAGCGACATCGTTCTCAAGAACGAGAAGTATGTCGAACTTGTCACATCCGAGAACTACACGCACCGCACGAACTACATGGGAGTTGTCGACGATCAGAATCGTGTCAACTTCTACGATGGCATGATTCGCGTTGTCGGACCCGAAGGTAACGAAGTCGTCAAGTTCAAGGCGCAGGATTACCTGAAGCATATCTCCGAACACGTTGAGCCCTGGAGCTACGTGAAGTTCACGTATCTTGAGGACATCGGCTGGAAGGGTTTCACCGACGGACCGGACAGCGGCGTGATCTCCGTTGCCCCGCTTGCGCGCTTGAACGCCGCGGATGCGATGGCTACGCCTCTGGCGCAGGAAGCTCGCGAGGAGTACTTCAAGATCCTCGGCGGTCGTCCGGTACACTACACGCTCGCGAATCACTACGCGCGTGTCGTGGAAATGATTCAGGCCGCGGAGACGATCCAAGAACTCGTCAATGATCCTGAAATCACCAGCACCGATCT
This genomic window from bacterium contains:
- a CDS encoding Ni/Fe hydrogenase subunit alpha; translated protein: MDEPVKEVFNEARERAAQDYKNQRRITIDPITRLEGHGKIDVFLDQKGEVERAYFQVPELRGFEIFSIGRPAEDMPQITSRICGVCPTAHHMAATKALDDLYKIKPTSAGRKIRELMYNLFMLEDHALHVYVLGGPDFIVGPDAPAAMRNILGVIEKTGLDVGKKVIGMRRRIREAMAYLGGKVVHPVLGLPGGVAKGVKADDLPMFKELAKDGLEFAQFTLQVFSDIVLKNEKYVELVTSENYTHRTNYMGVVDDQNRVNFYDGMIRVVGPEGNEVVKFKAQDYLKHISEHVEPWSYVKFTYLEDIGWKGFTDGPDSGVISVAPLARLNAADAMATPLAQEAREEYFKILGGRPVHYTLANHYARVVEMIQAAETIQELVNDPEITSTDLRNIPTETPTVGIGVVEAPRGTLYHHYETDERGVLTKANLIVATQNNSARMAMSVEKSAKGLIHEGKVDEGLLNMVEMAFRAYDPCHACATHSLPGQMPLRARVYDAEKNIIQEFQK